The segment aaaacaaaaagaattttaaaatatcaagtaaaataaatatggaCGGTCCATGTTGGTATATCGTGAGAATATGCCTGCGACTATTATAAAAAAGGCCATCATTGTCTCCTCcacttaaattatttttcaaatttgtcgaccgttctttttcttttttgtcaagaGATGATCGATCCTACAATGAAGTAATACTCCCCTTactttagaaaattatttaattttatgattaatatattaatcatatagCTGTACATAAGATATTTTGCAATATTCTCCATTCTCCAAGTTAAATATACAGGTTAGTTGAATATCTATGCATAAGGCCAAATTAGCAAGTCATTGTAAACTCCATTAAGTTTGTGGATAAACTTTCGGATTAAGTATAACAATGAAGTTGCTTTCAAGATTCCAACTTCCtcaattcttttaaaaaaactcaacttGTATATTTTTCTACTTTCTATACTCATAACTGTATTCATATAAAGATTCCATTAAAATACGAGAGGAAAAGTATAGCAGTGACCGCAAAACAATTagtatacacacacacacacacacacaaaagattTCTTTGAACTTTGCTTACTTGCAGATCTGTTCATTAACTAAGAACAAAGATGTCTAAAAAGATTCCAGCTTTGCTATAATATTCATTACATAGGCTCTCAAAAGTGTAGCAATGAAGTTGCTTTCAAGATTCCAACTTccttattcttttaaaaaactcAACTCGTATATTTTTCTCCTTTCTATACTCATAACTGTATTCATATAAAGATTCAATTAAAATACGAGAGAAAAAGTATAGCAGTGACGGCAAAACAATTAGTATACCCACACAAAAGATTTCTTTGAACTTTGCTTACTTGCAGATTTGTTCATTAACTAAGAACAAAGATGTCATAAAGATTCCAGCTTTGCTGATAATATTCATTACATAGGCTCTCAAAAGGATGATACATGGTTTACCAATTCTATCAGGAACAGTCTGTTCATGCAATGCAAGTGCCCATCGCCTCTGAAGGAAGAAAAAACTTGGGTTAACAACAAGCATCAAAGATATTAGTTCTGGAAGGTGCATTCAGAACAGGAAGAGGAAAGaaccattttgtttttttaccatTGTAGTTTCAGAGCTTCACTTCCACATCAACACCAGCAGGAAGATCCAGCTGCATCAAGGAGTCGATGGTTTGAGCAGTAGGGTAGAGAATATCAATCATCCGCTGGTGAGTCCTGATCTCAAAATGGAACCTTGCATCCTTGTGGACGTGGGGAGACTTGAGAACACAGTAGATACGCTTCTTGGTTGGCAAGGGAACAGGACCCATCGTCTTGGCATTGGTGTTCCTCGCAGCGTCTAGTATCTGCTTGCATGAGTCCTCAATGAGAGGCACCCAGTATGACCTAAGCTTTATCCTAATCTTTTGCTTTGGCGCCATCTgcttacaaaaagaaaacaaacttcaaaAACATCTCTggtgttgtaaaaaaaaaaaaaataggattCCAATCTGAACATGATAGTGGTCTGAAAACTATCTACTTAATGTCATTTCTTACTACAGAAAAGACAGCTCCGAGTAATGTAAGAACCAAAAAGACACCAATTTTGACAAATCTATGTATAGAACATTCTAGTAGTGAGCTGGAAGATATACCTTATCTGCGTCAACACTTATTGAGGAAGAGCTCGGAACCTGAATGTCACACagatacaaaaaataaaaaaaggagTAAACTTTAACCAGAATAAACAATAAGACGCACAAAGGAAGCAGCTTTTATCTAGCAGATATAGTAGAAAACGGAATATGATACTACAAAACATGTTGTTTCCACATTGTCTCTATCAAATGAATCCGAGAGAGAGGAAAAGAGCGTGtacctcggagaagtcatcagAGGCGGGTTCATCGAGGGTTTCCGGAGTAAGGGTCTCGGGAGCTGCGAAGACCTTCTTCGTAAACGAGATGGAGGGTTTGTTAAGGACGCAGGAGCCAATGCCGCCATGAgtagacgaagaagaagaagaagatggaagcAAAGAGACTTTCTGTttggtggaagaagaagaagatgaaaggttGGCGAAAGAGGGTAATATGAAGGAAGTTACAGAAGAAACCGCCATTGAATTTCCAGATAAAGAATCgatttatcttcttcttcttcttcttcttcctcttaaACGCTTCACAAGGATGTGGTTTTCTCTTCCGCAGCTTCGTCGTTTCGAGGGTTATCCGTTATCcaatacttctttttttttaattgatgaGATAAATATTTGTCGGAAGCCCACTTAATACAATAAAGGCCCAGTTTTCTAAATACCCATTTAACCCAATATTTGAATCCAGTAAGACGAGGGTATCCTagtttttctcattttcttttttggtttatgtCGTTGTCTTTAAATTGCACTGCGACAGCATAATTGCTACAAAAGATTCATTTTCAACAAAATGACAATGCCTTAAACATCATTTTCGTTTAAAGATTCATATAAGGTTGATTGatcattcacaaaaaaaatgacatgtatattaaaatatttcatcAGAGTATTAAccatttataatataatatagtagTTTCTAAAAAGATCGGAGTCTTTCGTGTGACAAAtgattctttctcttttctttttattattattttcaagttttatttttgaaaaaaaatctacgAAAAGTCTCTCAATGTTAATGGATTTAAACTTCTGATGTGAAATTATAAAGGTCTAAAGACAGGTTAATTAACTCTAATTCATGGTTGGATAGATATGTATAATCGTTCATAAGTAATTAACTACGAAGTTCTACTACCATATACTCTATGGTAACTAAAAGACATTCGAATAACTAAGAAGTATAATCATACACCTCTGGAAAATCCATGTCCatatataagaataaaaaacataaacataaatcGGAATACCTGTGTTATTTTCTCTAATtgccttttttatttatagttatgAATCCTTTTGGTTTTATATAGTTTTTCGACTTTACCGTCACGTTTGGGGGTATACTGTATGTGCATTTTTTCCACATTCATTGCGTATCACACGGTTTGCTTTGGTTTGTCGAGTAGTTTACTAAAGGACAATGACATATTCTGAATAGTTATTGTCCACACGCCCCTCACTAGAGAAACTTGAAAGACTCTCAATCATCCCTTGAAGCTGCTTCTAGTATATTCTGTTTGAAATTTGCATTAACAATGACTATATCTATAAGTATACAGTAACACACGACGACATAATCATTGTTCTATTATCATTacataaaaaatcatataatatgcCAAAAGCTTTGTAACATTCATAAGAAAGTCTACAAAACCAAACTAATAATATGCCGAAAGGAAACGAAGATTAGTGAGTCAGTGACGAAGAAGGGAGCGTAGATTAAATATGATCCACATAATTGAGAAAAATGTCGCTCCAGTTCGTATATGCAGCATCCGACTAAAGGGGTAGTTTGGTAAAAGCATTTCCAGATTCCTATTGgcaaaaatcttatataaacttCTATAAATACCAAAGCTGAGTGAAACCTTTACACAGTCACTCTTAAGTCTTAAAGCTGAGCATTCCTTTTCTTATTTCTTCATCATCCACTTACAAAAAGCAAAGAGAAAAAATCAGAAGAGATGGATCAAATAAAACCTGAGTTTATGAAGAAACTGACCAAGTTCATAGTAATTTCGATATGGGTTTCATCTCTTTTAATCACTCACAATTTCTATTTATGTAAACTCACAATTCAACTCGTAACACACGCGGTAGATAAGATGTACATGTTTCTCGTGTGCAATGGTCTCTTAGTGTTTGTCGCTAAGTACTCTGGTTTAATATCTTCATCAAAACCTGTAGAGGAAAGCTGGAGCAACACTGATCAAACCTTTGATCACAGAGACTTTGGTAGTTACGATGCAACGTTGGAGCTAGAGTACTACTCTGATCATGATAGAGGAACAAAGACTTTTTTTGCAGAAGAAGTTAGTACACAAGACCAAGAAACCGAAGAAgttaaagaagatgaagaatctGATGAACCATTAACAAATAATGGTGATCTGGAGTGTGATAATCAAGGCGAATctagagaagaggaagagaatgTGGGAGTGGTGACGGAGGAAGATGTGAACAAGAAGTTCGACGAGTTCATTAGAAAGATGAAGGAAGAGCTTAGACTCGAAGCTAAACGGCACTTAATCCttgtttgattaaaaatattatctacGTTTAAGCTTTAATTAGACGTACGCAATAAGTTCTTAGAGAGCGCGAGTTTTCTAGCCTCTTCTTCACGTCACTTGTACTTTTGAGCATCTTTATCTTAATGGAATCTTGTTTTATATTACATAACCCTTGcgttacaaatatttattaaaattatttggaTGGCTTACGTATCAAAACCACACAAAATCTACTCTATTTGAAAAGCTCATGCATGATCAGTGAATCATAAGGTTTGTGAATATACCATCAGCTGATTTTGAACCTTGTAGACAAACCATGGTCTTTTAgtggtaatatatattttgtatcatGCAAAAACGAAGCTCATTACAGAAATGCATGCGCAATAAAAGTCGATAAGAATTTGGCATAGTTCCTGAGtaacgtatatatatatatatatatatatatatatgcacacaTAAATAGTGCATACACATGATCATATCAATCTCTATTATTTATCCTAGATCATAGACTGATGCACAATATATTTTTAGCTATGTGTTGTCTGTACCGGATGGTATCGCGCGTGTATAATGCTGCTACGCACACGTGTATCTATGCATATTATgaattttcaatttttgatcaaaaaaaaaatgaattttcaaTTGAAAAGGTGTGATATTTTATGGCTTGATTCATTCTGATTTTCATGGCTAGCTAGTCGTTTTTTCTATAATGCTTAGATATTCTTGATCTGAGAACTTTTGGATCGATCGACAAGAAACAtgataagaaaattaaaatgtcgtatttttcaaaacatatgGTGCCCTGATTCCGAAGCTTCAGCCgtgttataatatatatgtaaactatGGGAACAGCTAATGATTATGTTACCATGGatctgataaaaataaataaaatgtttcactatgactagttttttttttggttgaatatGGTAGTAGCTAACCCTAACATAAGAATCTTATTGTTATAATTGTAACTTAAATTACGTCAAATGATGAACCGTGTCATTGTGTGTGCCTGTAGTCCCATGATCCATCTATCAATATGCAAATAGTGGAACAATTATTAACGAATAATCCAATCTATGTTAAAAAGCAGATATAATTTTGCTTTAAGACAGGATAGATTCTCTCATCTTCGCTTTTAGTTCCAGACCTCCATACTTTTGCTTTTTTAGTTTCCCATCATCCTATCTATCCATCACCGCTCTCAAATGGATATTACATTGAAGCTTTGTTTAGAATCTTCTAGTCGTTGGGTTTTCACTTTTTTCCTCAAAAACGGTTTAACTATTTTAGCAACACGTTCTATTTTATCATAACATTAAAGTGACATATTTTCTAGTCTGCTCGAGAGATTTGTATTTAAAAGTGATCTGACTAATTTCAGTTTATCAAACCCATTAGTTAATGTTACATGTATCAAACAAGCAAGGATGAGACAGTCGAAGTGTATGGGTATTAGATCTATAGTATATAGTATATACGATAACAACTACATATACCATATGGTTATATTCTTTTATTGGTTATATTCATTAAGCTTACGAAAATGACGGAGTGCGGAAAACTATCGAATAATATACATGACTCTATGATTTTGACACAACATAAAGTAATATGTCCAAAGAAAATGAGATGATGAAACGGGTCAGTTTACTcaattaagatttataatattgATATTAGGCTTTGATTGCAACATGTTTTGGAATGCAAGTATTCTAAACTAACGACTTTATTCAGCTTTGTCTGTATAGCTATAACTCATCAGTCTGTGTTCATTATGGATCAATAGTTTTCAATTATGATGGTTAGACCCAGTGGGACATTTGCAATAGTAAAATTAGCCGACCAAATCTTCACAGTTTCAGATATTAGCTTATGCGTTAGGTCAGGAATCTTCtagttatacaaaaataaataataatatggtGACCATGAGACACAACAGTTCGAACGGCATAAATAGTGAACAGATAAATAAAAGCCACGAATATACCTAACTAGAAATGAATGAGAGTGTTATACATCAATAATCATGGAGCTATTTACACATAACAAAATcctttaaactaaaaataaaacaaaaccaaaagacATGGAGAAGGAACAGTAAACTCAATCAGTGGACAAAGAAACGAAACGAAACAAAAATATCaagttataataatataaacaatcAGGCTGACTTATAATTAAGTGGGTCCAATTCCTACTGAGAGATAAATTGATCAAATTAAACGCATACATGTGTAAAACTCATATGCTCAATAATGTTTAAAGCTAGAGCCACAACCCATAGCAATATTCGTGAGATGAAGAGGAAAAAGACGAGGTTCGTAAAGATGTCACAAGACTCGTAAAAGTCTAAATCAAATCAGTATATTCAGGAAAGATAATGCATTCATATGCTATTGTTTGAGTTTATATGGAACGATGgaagaaaaaatgtaaaacagaTGCAACTGTATTCAACTATGTAAAAGGAAGCTATGATGCATAGATCatttcgttttttttaattgttctatacttttttcttataactgaaaattttgaaataaaagttttaGTGGAAGGGTGTAAGGACGGTGAAGTTGGACAACCACAAATGGCAAATGATGAGAGAACGAGGGGTCATGTTTGAAGTGAGAAGTAATACTAGCTTGTTCCTTGGGCCATGCGGGTGTTGTGTACGGGAAGGATGATGGACCCAACACTCCTCATGGCCACCACTAATCTTGGGAGTTGGGTTTGATTAAATAGTTCTAAAAGTTAGAGAATTACTGTATGTCATATACAATctgataccaaaaaaaattggttaggTCTAGTCACTAGTTTCAAGTCTTCGAGACTAAAGCCATACCGAGCTTTGGATCAATCTCTAGGCCATTTATCGGGGgtatttttgttgtttgattTAAACTTTTCATGATTTATATTTGAGCTAGATGTTCTGATTTATTAATGTTTCTATATCAAGAGATCTGAGTTTCAAATCCTAATAAATATAGAATTATGCAGATTAATAAAGAAAAGTATAAGAGATTTGTACTATGGTGCAAGGAGTATCGACATGGAATCGATAGAGCGGTTCATCATTCAGACGTGAATCTTCGTAAACCAGATAGAATTGTCTAAAATATTATCACTATAACAGTATAATTATCCAGTGTTAGAGAAAAAGATGTTCTCAGATAGTATATTGGGTGAATCGCAAATTCTTATAAAGTACGTTATGATGAAATGAATACACAACCGAGTTAGTCTTGGAAAGATAATTTTTCATAGTTTCATGGTATTAAAGCTCGAAGATGTAAGACTATTTTGGATCATTCATAAATTAGTCATATTTGTGGCACGACTCTATAAAAGATTGGCTATGGTGGGACTCTGGAAGGTAATGAAGTGCTCCTAGGAGACTAGAAGCTAATAGTGAAAATTATTCAAAGGGTTTATCATGACACATTCCAATTTCAAGTAGTTGATGATGAGCTGCAAAACTTGATCGACGGAACGAGTAATGACGTAAATATGCCAACTCCATGGTTTCTATTCTCTTAAAAAAAACAGACTAGTCAACAATGAAAGCATCAACATTGCTGTGAACACATACTTATTGTTATCACACTCGCccaccaaaaacaaaataaaacaattcatTTATGTGACCCCAATTTTGCTTGCCTAGttgcaaataataaaatacatgttAACTTGATAAACTAAGCCATTactaatcaaatcaaatcatattATAGTTCTCTCTAAAAATGTTGGCGAGACCGTAATAGCAAAACTCTTATTCTGCTTCAAACAGAGTAGCcattatataaaaaacaattaatttgtCTTTTATAACTGTTGGTCAaacaaaagtaaacaaaatcaGAATTCGCGTCTATAACGCAATCGCATTAAAAAAACAGCGATGATCAAGAATATAATAAACCAAAACGCGTCTTTTGAGACAAATAAAAAGGTTCCTTGTTCGTCACGCATCGCATAATCACTTACCTCCGACTCGTCGGCCAGTAAGGAGGTTCAATGTAAGAGTAACTAGACAAAGGCATCGGCGGTGGCGGCTGCATAGCATAAGACGGCGGCGCTGTATGCTGCTTATAAATCCCCTGTGGAGCCTCCTtctgtggtggtggtggtggtggaggattCGGCATAGGGTAACCATAGTTCCCGCCTAGAAACTGAGGCGGCTGAGAAGGATATGGATAATAAACGGGGGCGTTGGAAGGAAGGTTATTATAGCCTGAAGGACCGTAATAACCGCCACCAGGTTGAGGGGTGACCGGTTCGCCGTCCATATGGAAGCTGGCGAATTTGCCGTGATTGCCGTACTTGTGATTGAGCCACATAATCACATTAGGGTTAGCTCTGGCCTTGAGCTTAATTGTGTTGTTTGCGTCAAGATAAGTCACAGAGTAATATCCTggaataattataaatattactttaaaaaatgaatCTATCGTCATCATCAATCATCAACaaagaaaggagaagaagagggtTACCGGTGAGAGACTGCATAACTTCAGTCACTTTTCGATGGCAAAGCTCGCAGGTTTTGTTCACTTTTATCTCACAGCTCTACAAGAAAAGagtaataaaagtaaaaaaaaagaggacACAGTAATATTAATCGATTAAATCCAAGAATATTCTGTATTCGTTTTTGCTAACCATGTCGACAGAGAAATCCATTGGAGGAGGAGCtgtgaacattttttttttcctgaatgCTAACGATCAAACCAAATCTATAgcgtttttttttatatacagtTCGTTCTTCTTTATTTAAGGCAGGTTAAGGtaataatatttctttatatctGTGTCTTGCCTGAAAATGCGTCGTTAATAATATTCAACATTCCGAAATTGTTTATTGTACGGGGCACTAGGAGGGAAACATATAGGTTAATTGATATCTTACATTAATTAAATAAGAGATAAATCAAAGGTGAGCAAAGGCCAATCACCAAGACAGAATAGTAATTGTTGGAGCAAATGGGAGTACGAGAATCAAGGAGGTGATAGAGTTTGGAGTTGGTCATtatcgtttttttttggtgtttatcTTATCGAGTCTTGCGACTCAAGTTTGTGAGTCCTTATCTTATTTTATATCCTGAGTTTTCGGAGTTATCTACTAGAGTTTGTAAGGCTATATAAAGCCATGAGTTTTCTATGAATAAGACGCAGAGGTTTTCAGTTTTAGATACAGAGCATTATACTTTacaaagtggtatcagagctccgTTAAGAAAACCTAAGAAGATGGGAGATGATAAGATGAAACTACCACAGTTCGATGGCCATTGGGATCACTGGAGTGAGGTGATGGAGAACTTCTTCCGAGCCAAGGGGTTGTGGAGTGTAATTGAAACCAGTTATGAGGAACCGACGGACACAACAGTCTTGACAAACGAGCAGAGAGAGGTGCTAGACAACGCCAAGACCAGTGACCACAAGGTGAAGCACTACCTGTATCAATCCATTGATAGGGTAACGTTTGAACAGATCTTGGACAGGAGAACATCCAAGATCATCTGGGATTCAATGAAAAAGAAGTTCGGTGGAAACGACCGTGTGAAGAGGTCGTTGCTTCAAAAGCTCAGAAGAGATTTTGAGTTGCTTGAGATGAAAGATTCTGAGAAGGTGGAAGAGTACTTCACTAGAGTTCTGGCCATAACAAACCAGATGAGAAGTAATGGAGAGGAGATGCCAGACTTAAAAGTGGTGGAGAAAATACTTAGGACGTTAAGTGAGAAGTTTATGTATGTGGTAGTCTCCATAGAAGAGTCTAAGGAGATCGAAAATATCACACTAGAGGAACTGCAGAGTTCGTTGGTAGTACATGAACAGAAGTTCAGAAAACCAGAGAAGGAAGATGATAAGTTGTTGAGTGTGACTCAAGGAAGAGGAACAGGAAGCAGAGGAAGAGGCTTTAATGGAAGAGGTAGGGGAAGAGGACGCGGTAGAGGCTTCACAAATAGAAGCACCGTTGAATGTTACAAGTGTCATAAGCTTGGACACTTCCAATACGAGTGCCCAAAGTGGGAAGAAGAAGCAAACTATGCTGAGGAGAGTGAAGACATGTTGCTAATGGCGtatattgaagaagaagaggacgaAGTCACTTCTGATCTGATACTGATGACTCAATCAGAAGCACGAGAATCTACAAAGAAGACAGTATGGTTTATTGACTCAGGATGTTCTAATCATATGAGTGGGAACAGAGAATTATTCTCAACAATGGATGAGAAGTTTAGGCACTCTGTTAAACTCGGAAACAACAAGAAGATGGAGGTAGTTGGAAAAGGAAGTGTGAAGATAGTGCTAAGAAGCACAAACTACACTATTAGCGATGTCTTTCACATTCCGGAACTCAGAAACAATCTACTGAGTTTGGGACAGATGCAAGAGAAGAACATCTCGGTAATCTTTCAGAAGGGCATATGCAAGATCTACCATGATGACAGAGGACTGCTTGTTGAAAGCAAGATGAGTGCAAATCGGCTGTTCACATTGATAGACCAAACCAGTGATGCAGAGAGATCAAAGCAGCACTG is part of the Raphanus sativus cultivar WK10039 chromosome 5, ASM80110v3, whole genome shotgun sequence genome and harbors:
- the LOC108860926 gene encoding polyadenylation factor subunit 2-like; this translates as MFTAPPPMDFSVDMSCEIKVNKTCELCHRKVTEVMQSLTGYYSVTYLDANNTIKLKARANPNVIMWLNHKYGNHGKFASFHMDGEPVTPQPGGGYYGPSGYNNLPSNAPVYYPYPSQPPQFLGGNYGYPMPNPPPPPPPQKEAPQGIYKQHTAPPSYAMQPPPPMPLSSYSYIEPPYWPTSRR
- the LOC108859262 gene encoding uncharacterized protein LOC108859262, with the translated sequence MDQIKPEFMKKLTKFIVISIWVSSLLITHNFYLCKLTIQLVTHAVDKMYMFLVCNGLLVFVAKYSGLISSSKPVEESWSNTDQTFDHRDFGSYDATLELEYYSDHDRGTKTFFAEEVSTQDQETEEVKEDEESDEPLTNNGDLECDNQGESREEEENVGVVTEEDVNKKFDEFIRKMKEELRLEAKRHLILV
- the LOC108857060 gene encoding 30S ribosomal protein S10, chloroplastic; protein product: MAVSSVTSFILPSFANLSSSSSSTKQKVSLLPSSSSSSSTHGGIGSCVLNKPSISFTKKVFAAPETLTPETLDEPASDDFSEVPSSSSISVDADKMAPKQKIRIKLRSYWVPLIEDSCKQILDAARNTNAKTMGPVPLPTKKRIYCVLKSPHVHKDARFHFEIRTHQRMIDILYPTAQTIDSLMQLDLPAGVDVEVKL